The proteins below are encoded in one region of Telopea speciosissima isolate NSW1024214 ecotype Mountain lineage chromosome 10, Tspe_v1, whole genome shotgun sequence:
- the LOC122642615 gene encoding leucine-rich repeat receptor-like serine/threonine-protein kinase At2g14510 isoform X2: MALLSLLFVLLLFTAVRSQPSPPKGILIDCGATVPSVIDNREWLPDGSFVSAGVAKKLSITGLFPTLSTLRSFPLLAGARRKFCYVVPVFQGAKYLVRTTYYYGGVNGVDSPPVFDQIVDGTVWSVVNTTDDYANGMSSYYEGVFVSNGKTMSVCVAQNTYTNSAPFISALEFVILGDSLYNTTDFAKYGLSLVARHSFGYGGSLLKFPDDQFDRYWEPFGDNNPTIQSIRNVSVSGFWNLPPEKIFDTVLMSEQPMELQWPPGPLLNDTYYTALYFADNSNASSGSSRVLNITLNGIEYYNNLKVTPFGVAVFATQWPLSGLTKIILTPAAGSGVGPLINGGEIFGLLQLGGRTITRDAIALKSVGNSLQNPPLDWSGDPCLPRAYSWTGVSCSEGPQIRVVALNFTSMGLSGSLSPYMANLTALTDIWLGNNNLSGTIPDLTSLKRLQTLHLEDNQFSGAVPSSLGNIPRLRELFLQNNHLTGQIPDSLKAKPGLNLK; the protein is encoded by the exons ATGGCGCTTCTCTCTCTACTgtttgttctccttctcttcacCGCCGTACGTTCCCAACCGTCACCTCCCAAAG GCATTCTTATCGATTGCGGCGCCACTGTTCCATCGGTAATTGACAATCGGGAATGGCTTCCCGATGGTTCCTTCGTCTCAGCTGGTGTAGCCAAAAAACTATCCATTACAGGTCTCTTTCCAACTCTCTCCACCCTCCgttctttccctcttcttgcCGGTGCTCGCCGGAAATTTTGCTACGTTGTTCCGGTTTTCCAAGGTGCGAAGTACCTTGTCCGGACCACATACTACTATGGCGGAGTAAATGGTGTGGATTCGCCGCCGGTGTTTGATCAGATTGTCGATGGCACGGTATGGAGTGTTGTGAACACCACAGATGATTATGCCAATGGGATGTCGTCTTACTATGAAGGGGTGTTTGTTTCTAATGGGAAGACCATGAGTGTCTGTGTCGCTCAGAACACCTATACCAATTCTGCTCCGTTTATTTCTGCTTTGGAGTTTGTGATTTTGGGGGATTCACTCTACAATACCACGGATTTCGCGAAGTACGGTCTCAGCTTGGTTGCTAGACACAGTTTTGGATACGGAGGGTCACTCCTCAA ATTCCCTGATGACCAATTTGATCGATACTGGGAGCCATTTGGAGACAATAATCCTACAATACAAAGCATCAGAAATGTCTCTGTTTCTGGGTTCTGGAACCTTCCACCGGAGAAGATTTTTGATACTGTGCTGATGTCTGAACAGCCCATGGAGCTGCAGTGGCCTCCAGGACCTCTTCTAAATGATACCTATTACACCGCATTATACTTCGCGGATAATAGTAATGCCTCATCAGGGAGCTCCAGAGTATTAAACATCACATTAAATGGAATAGAATATTACAACAATCTGAAGGTGACTCCATTTGGTGTAGCTGTCTTTGCGACTCAATGGCCTCTTTCGGGACTAACAAAGATAATTCTGACTCCTGCGGCTGGATCAGGTGTTGGTCCCTTGATCAATGGTGGGGAGATTTTTGGTTTGTTGCAACTTGGAGGAAGAACTATCACCCGGGATG CAATTGCTTTGAAGAGTGTGGGGAATAGTCTGCAGAATCCACCACTTGATTGGAGTGGTGATCCTTGTTTACCTCGTGCATACTCATGGACTGGAGTTTCATGCTCTGAGGGGCCACAGATCCGTGTTGTGGCTTT AAACTTTACAAGCATGGGTCTTTCAGGATCTCTATCACCATATATGGCCAATTTGACTGCATTGACTGATAT CTGGCTTGGGAACAACAATTTGTCTGGGACAATTCCTGATCTCACCTCGTTAAAGAGGCTTCAGACGCT GCACTTGGAGGACAATCAGTTTAGTGGAGCGGTTCCTTCATCGCTTGGGAACATCCCAAGATTGCGTGAACT ATTCTTACAAAACAACCACCTGACTGGCCAAATTCCTGACAGTCTTAAAGCAAAACCTGGATTGAACCTTAAGTGA
- the LOC122642615 gene encoding leucine-rich repeat receptor-like serine/threonine-protein kinase At2g14510 isoform X1 yields MALLSLLFVLLLFTAVRSQPSPPKGILIDCGATVPSVIDNREWLPDGSFVSAGVAKKLSITGLFPTLSTLRSFPLLAGARRKFCYVVPVFQGAKYLVRTTYYYGGVNGVDSPPVFDQIVDGTVWSVVNTTDDYANGMSSYYEGVFVSNGKTMSVCVAQNTYTNSAPFISALEFVILGDSLYNTTDFAKYGLSLVARHSFGYGGSLLKFPDDQFDRYWEPFGDNNPTIQSIRNVSVSGFWNLPPEKIFDTVLMSEQPMELQWPPGPLLNDTYYTALYFADNSNASSGSSRVLNITLNGIEYYNNLKVTPFGVAVFATQWPLSGLTKIILTPAAGSGVGPLINGGEIFGLLQLGGRTITRDAIALKSVGNSLQNPPLDWSGDPCLPRAYSWTGVSCSEGPQIRVVALNFTSMGLSGSLSPYMANLTALTDIWLGNNNLSGTIPDLTSLKRLQTLHLEDNQFSGAVPSSLGNIPRLRELFLQNNHLTGQIPDSLKAKPGLNLKT; encoded by the exons ATGGCGCTTCTCTCTCTACTgtttgttctccttctcttcacCGCCGTACGTTCCCAACCGTCACCTCCCAAAG GCATTCTTATCGATTGCGGCGCCACTGTTCCATCGGTAATTGACAATCGGGAATGGCTTCCCGATGGTTCCTTCGTCTCAGCTGGTGTAGCCAAAAAACTATCCATTACAGGTCTCTTTCCAACTCTCTCCACCCTCCgttctttccctcttcttgcCGGTGCTCGCCGGAAATTTTGCTACGTTGTTCCGGTTTTCCAAGGTGCGAAGTACCTTGTCCGGACCACATACTACTATGGCGGAGTAAATGGTGTGGATTCGCCGCCGGTGTTTGATCAGATTGTCGATGGCACGGTATGGAGTGTTGTGAACACCACAGATGATTATGCCAATGGGATGTCGTCTTACTATGAAGGGGTGTTTGTTTCTAATGGGAAGACCATGAGTGTCTGTGTCGCTCAGAACACCTATACCAATTCTGCTCCGTTTATTTCTGCTTTGGAGTTTGTGATTTTGGGGGATTCACTCTACAATACCACGGATTTCGCGAAGTACGGTCTCAGCTTGGTTGCTAGACACAGTTTTGGATACGGAGGGTCACTCCTCAA ATTCCCTGATGACCAATTTGATCGATACTGGGAGCCATTTGGAGACAATAATCCTACAATACAAAGCATCAGAAATGTCTCTGTTTCTGGGTTCTGGAACCTTCCACCGGAGAAGATTTTTGATACTGTGCTGATGTCTGAACAGCCCATGGAGCTGCAGTGGCCTCCAGGACCTCTTCTAAATGATACCTATTACACCGCATTATACTTCGCGGATAATAGTAATGCCTCATCAGGGAGCTCCAGAGTATTAAACATCACATTAAATGGAATAGAATATTACAACAATCTGAAGGTGACTCCATTTGGTGTAGCTGTCTTTGCGACTCAATGGCCTCTTTCGGGACTAACAAAGATAATTCTGACTCCTGCGGCTGGATCAGGTGTTGGTCCCTTGATCAATGGTGGGGAGATTTTTGGTTTGTTGCAACTTGGAGGAAGAACTATCACCCGGGATG CAATTGCTTTGAAGAGTGTGGGGAATAGTCTGCAGAATCCACCACTTGATTGGAGTGGTGATCCTTGTTTACCTCGTGCATACTCATGGACTGGAGTTTCATGCTCTGAGGGGCCACAGATCCGTGTTGTGGCTTT AAACTTTACAAGCATGGGTCTTTCAGGATCTCTATCACCATATATGGCCAATTTGACTGCATTGACTGATAT CTGGCTTGGGAACAACAATTTGTCTGGGACAATTCCTGATCTCACCTCGTTAAAGAGGCTTCAGACGCT GCACTTGGAGGACAATCAGTTTAGTGGAGCGGTTCCTTCATCGCTTGGGAACATCCCAAGATTGCGTGAACT ATTCTTACAAAACAACCACCTGACTGGCCAAATTCCTGACAGTCTTAAAGCAAAACCTGGATTGAACCTTAA GACCTAA
- the LOC122642617 gene encoding uncharacterized protein LOC122642617, whose amino-acid sequence MELTSGPRISFSSDFLDTKNFFSITPNSDQTCRNHETEQEKSRNVDFEFLSSNASSDSMLTADELFFEGKLLPFWSMHHAEQLNSISLKPKEEEEEKKKEEENRLSWFMDDDPSPRPPKCTVIWKELLRLRKQRASSLSPSSSSSSSSSGSLADICPMDDGKEHKERSWNREKHVKRIKKELERTRSSASIRIRPIVHVPPCTQTKTSTFPPSLSLKKGSGERKMI is encoded by the coding sequence ATGGAACTAACATCAGGTCCTCgaatctctttctcttctgacTTCCTTGACACCAAGAATTTCTTCTCCATAACCCCAAACTCTGATCAGACCTGCAGAAACCATGAAACAGAACAAGAGAAATCACGTAACGTAGACTTTGAGTTCCTCTCCAGCAATGCCAGTAGTGATTCCATGTTAACAGCAGATGAGCTCTTCTTTGAAGGTAAGCTGCTTCCCTTCTGGTCAATGCATCATGCAGAGCAACTCAACAGCATCTCTCTAAAaccaaaggaggaggaggaggagaaaaagaaggaagaggagaataGACTCAGCTGGTTCATGGATGATGATCCATCTCCTCGGCCCCCTAAGTGTACTGTTATATGGAAGGAATTATTAAGACTGAGGAAACAGAGGGCATCATCATTGTCACCATCTTCATcgtcttcatcatcttcttcggGTTCACTTGCTGATATTTGCCCTATGGATGATGGGAAGGAACACAAAGAAAGGTCATGGAACAGAGAGAAGCATGTGAAGAGGATAAAGAAAGAGTTGGAGAGGACAAGATCATCAGCTAGTATAAGAATAAGGCCTATTGTCCATGTCCCTCCTTGCACCCAAACAAAGACTAGTACATTCCCTCCCTCGCTTTCTCTTAAGAAAGGAAGTGGTGAGAGGAAAATGATTTAG